The nucleotide sequence AATGCTTTTCGCGCCTGGGCTGGTCTTCGGCCGCTGTATATTTTTCAATAAGATACGTAGAAGACAGTACGGTACTGAGCGGGGTGCGGAACTCATGCGAGGCGATCGACACAAAACGTGATTTCAGTTCGCCCAGTTCTTTTTCCTTTTCCAGCGATTTCGCCAGCTCATCTTTTGAATGCTCCAGTTCCTGCATGGCAATGGTAAGTTCCCGGGTGCGCTGTTCCACGGTAGACTCCAGCTTATTGTTCAATTCTTCCACCGCCGCTTCTGCTTTTTTACGGACGGAGATATCACTGATAAATGCGATTACATATTGCTCTTCCTGATCCTGGTAGTTACTGAGGCTCACTTCTACCGGAAACTCGCTGCCGTCCTTTTTTACAGCGAACAGATCCATACCTACTCCCATCGGCCGGTTTTTGGGATGATGAATATAGGCTTCCCGGTGCCTGACATGCCGGTGATGATAACGGCCGGGGATCAGCATTTCAATCGACCGGCCCAGTACTTCTTCCAATGTATATCCAAATAACCGGAGTGCAAAGGGATTGGCCGATTGTATGGCTGCAGCACTGTTTACCACAATGATCCCCATGGAAGCCTGGTTAAACAATGCCTCATAACGGTAGTTGTCGGAATTTTGCCGGGCGGTAGAATTCATGAACGGATTGTATACGCTGATAATGAATTAAAGATAACAGAAATAAAGGAATTACGTTGTTGTACCGGATCATTGATCGTTTAATGACCATTCTTTACAACAGTTGCAGGAACAGCGGTAAAGACAGTTTTACTTCGCCCGCCATTCAATTTTCCACCACTGCCCGGCAGGCCGGATTTCAGGTTGACAATGCTATTGTTCTTATTAGCTTCCGTATCCGTCCTGTTAATCCGTACAATCTTCAGGTTTTTTTGAAAAATATTTTTGCAAAAACCTGATTTTTTTTTGGAACAATAAATTGATTCACTTATTTTTGCACTCCCAAAACGGGAACAAGGGATGATTCCGTAGCTCAGTTGGTAGAGCAATACACTTTTAATGTATGGGCCCTGGGTTCGAGTCCCAGCGGGATCACTTCTTGGGACAAGTCTAAAAAAGAAAGGCTTGTCCCATTTTTTTTGTCCTGTAATTTGCTGGTATTCTGATACATAAGAGTTATCGCAGAATTTAATCTTTGAGTTCGATGTCGTGTACCGTCAAATTCCAAAAAATCGGGGAACATCGAACTCAATATAGTCCTTTTTTCTTCAATGTCCCCATTCTCATAGCGTCTGTCAATGTTTGCAACCTTTTTTAAAGCTGATGCTACCAGGTCTTTAATTTCAGTCCCAACTATTGCTAAGTCGTTTAGTCGCTGCTCCAATTTTTCAATCCTGCCTTTAGTCATTTTTTTTACTTCCTGAAAATCATCGTCTGCCATTTCACCGTCCGCATTTTTTAATAGTGCATTTTGATAGCGTTTGTTCAGGGTATCAATCTCACCTATTATGCTGGCTCTTTCACTATTTTGGGCTTTAGTTTTATTATTGAAATCTCTTATAAAGGCTTCGATGAAAATATCTACCATACCCTCTTTTGGAGATAGATACCGTAATTGCTTTATAAACGCCTCATTCGCTGTTTCTGCTTTGAACCTTGTACCACACGAAGAAGTGCAATGGTAGTAATTATAGTATATCCCCATTTTGCCTTTTGAGGCACTTCCTGTTAACATGCGCTCACAATTAGGACATTTCAAAAACCCTCTAAGGGGCAGATTGTCCATTGCTACTATTTTGGGCTTAACCACTCTTTTTCTTCCATCGAGAATATCCTGAACATCCCAAAACATCTTTTCGCTGATTAGCGGCTGATGCTGTCCTATCACAAAATAACCCTGTTCTTCTTTGTACGGAGGAATGAAAATCTTGCCGCAATACAACGGGTTCCGTAAAGCTACCCAAAAATTGTTTTTACTAAACCGACCTTTACCATCGGTCTTTTCCCGCACCATTTTCCATATCTGTTCCGTATTGAAATTATTGGCGATAATCTGCTCAAATGCCCATTTCAAAATAGGGGCTTCAAATTCATGTGGAGCGATGTATTTCTTTTTATCCTCTGATATTTTATTGGTATATCCCAATGGAGCAGTACCCATATACCTGCCCTCTTTCTTTGCCCGGCGCATTCCGTGAAAGACATTTAATGCCCTCCGGTCATTTTCAACTTCCGGCGCAGCAAGATAGAACGCCAGCATGATTTTGTTTTCAGGGATGGTCAGGTCTAAAGGCTGTTCGATTGCTCCCGGTTCAACTCCGAATGTTCGCAACTGGTTAATCATCTGATAGGCATCCCCTGCGTTCCTGCTGAACCTGTCCCACTTAGTAAAAAGTAATAACGCCCCTGATTTGTTGTTCTTTGATTTGCGTAGATTGGATAAATATTTCTGCCATTCGGGGCGTTTGAAAGACTTGGCAGAATGGTCTTCTATATAAATATCTCTTATAGAAATACCCTTTATTTCGCAATACTTTCTCAAACGTTCTTCCTGGTCACGCTGCGAATACCCTTTGTCTGCCTGTTCATCGGTTGATACCCGTATATACAAATCTGCTTTCCTCATTACAACCGTTTTTTAAATGCATCCCCTAAGATATTGGTTGACTGCTATGTGAGCAATCTTCTTAACAAATTCCAAAATGATTTTTGCTTCCTCTATATCTACATGAGTTCCTTTCTTCTCTAAGATTTGCATAACTCTTTCGGGAGTTAAACCTTTTTCCTGCTCTCTTTCCATTCCACTTTATTTAAGTTGTTCCCGTGTCGGAATATTCCGTATTGGTAAACTTAAATAGCTGATGGAATGAGCCTTTGATGTTGTCTTTCAGTAGTATTATTTGGCTTCGATTGTCTTTGCCAGTAAAATCCGGTAGCTGGATGAATGGTTATTATACGCTTTATACCATTCCCACTGCAATCTTCATTACTTCCACGATTTTTTTTATTGAAGAAGCGAGTATGCTTTTATCGTTTCGTTTCAAGAGCAAAGGTATGACCGTGTTCTTAACGGAGGCAAAAGGTCATGCAAGTTTGGGAAAAAATCTCCACCCGTTGGGTAGTATTTTTTCCCAAAACCTTGTGCCTCCTAAACACTAACCTTTTATGCTCGTGAAACGAAACATAGCATACTCCGGCTCCTTAGACGAATAAAAAAAATGTCAGGTATGAAGATTAACAGCAGTGGAAATGGTAATGAAACGAAACAGCACCTCCCCACCATACCGAATAAATCAAAAAAATCAATTCAATCACTTTCAAATACTAAAGAAATGACACATCAAATCAATATATCAGAAGCAAGCGTATATGTAGGAACATACGGAAAATACAATGACGGTTCAATATTCGGAAAGTGGCTGAAGCTGTCCGACTATGCCAACAAGAAAGAATTTTACACCGCTTGTCATGAACTCCACAATGACGAGGAAGACCCCGAATTTATGTTTCAGGATTACGAAAACATCCCGGAGGGTTTAATAAGTGAATGCGGAATGAGCGATAACATTTTTGAGGTTATCGAGGCTTTCGAGAATATGGAGGAAAGCCAAAAAGAACCTTTTCTAATATGGTGCAATAACGGGCATCGTAGCCTATCATCCGAAGATATAGACGACCTAATCAGCGTCTTTGAAAGCGACTATATCGGCGAATACGATAGCGAAGAAGATTTTGCAATGGAACTTGTTGAAGAAAGGGAGGATTTAAGCGACTTCGCTAAACAGTATTTCGATTACGAGGCATACGCCAAAGACTTGTTTTGCGGGGATTATTGGAGTGAGGACGGCTATGTATTCTACAATTCATAAACACAGTTTTTAATCACAGGCGACCGCCTGCAAAGGTGGTCGCTTTTTAAAAATCAAAGACAATGACAATAGAAACTTATATAGCAACCCTAAAACACGATAAAGGAACGGTACGGCTTAGGGTAGTATCGCTAAGCGGGGAACAGGGCGCAATACAGCAGATAACAGCCGTAGAGGGTTGCCCCGAAAGAGCAATCATAAAATTAAAATTGATTAACAGCAAAAAAGTATAGTAACATGAAAGCATTAAACAAAATGGACAACTTAGATAAAGGCGCATTGCTAAGCGGGTTGTTTCCCGAAGAATTACAAAACATTCAAAACGCCATACAAAAGCAATGCGGGTATTTCCTGCAAAATGAAACCGCATTTCGTGAGGGATGGCATAAAGGCGGTTTTTTCACCGCAGAATTTTGGTACAGGCTTGTACAGGATGCACACAAAGAAATTGAGAAGAACCAGGACAAATTATGTAAACGCCCCCGCTGGTTTGCTGACCATTTTTTTGACGGGCATAATTCCCTGTTTGCCGTACACTGCCTTATTGAATATGCAGATATGGACGAATGTAACCCCCAATTAAAACAGGCAATACACCTGCTTTTCGGAAGTGAAAAATTATTACAAATAACATTAAACGAAAATTGATTATGGCTAATTGGTGCAATAATGTGGTTTGGTTTGAAGCAGACCCAACCACTTTGCAGAGCATAAAAAATATGTTCCTGCAAATGGCAAAAAAGGAAAAGGCAACACGGGAGGGGCAACTACCCGCATTCATAAAAGATGAAAGAGATTGGTTTTTTGATATTCGCTGGGAAGAAGAAGACGCACTTTATTATGATACCCGATGGTCGCCTAACATTGAAATAGTGCGGCAGATAGCAGAACACTATAAAGTGAATTTTACATACGACTATGAGGAATTAGGTTGTTTGGTATATGGCAGGGTAACATATACAGACGGCATATTAACCAACACCTTTTTAGAACAAAGCGATTTTGATGCTTTTGAATTAGACGAAGATACAGACCTCTATCATTTTGAGGGCGAAACATACGAAAGCGAATTTGAAATACTGGAAACGCTTTTGGATAGAAAAATAGCCCTTAACAATTAGTATTAACCACAGGCGACCGCAAAGGTGGTCGCCTGTAAAAAAATCAAAGCAATGACAAAAGAAGATTTAAAAAAACGGTTCAAGGAGTTAATAAAACAGCACCCACCGTTGACCGAAATAGAAAAATTATTTAACAAGGCATTGAATAGCGGTGCTTTGGATTATGAAAACGATTTGGAGCAGGATTACAGGTTAGCCAAAATCATATACCATGCTATCCTTTCCACAATGGCTGACCAATGGCAACCCATTACAAAGGAGAACAAAGAAGCCGCCGCCAATCTTCAAAAATTTATATGAACAATTTAAAACAAAGACAATGAAACTATCAGATAAAGCAACCGCATATTTATTGGTGAAAGCAAACACCAACAGCGAATGGGATAACTGCAATTTTGCCATTATCCATATTACGGAAGAATGGAAAAAGGAACAGCAAAAGCGCATTGAATTTCTTGCACCCTTGCAGGGGAATTATCAATTCCAGTCTATGAACTTCTATGATACCGCCGTAGATTTTTACAACACTGGCGAAGAAGATAAGCCCGACATTGAAAATTTGTTGGGGTACAAAGATTGGGCATTTGTGGAACTGGATAAAAACGAACTGGCAAGCCTTACTCCGCCTGAAAACCGATTGGATTGTTACAGGATAGCATTACGGGCAAACGGTACAGGTTACTATACAGCATACGGCAAGCATACGAGCGAAGAATTTTGGACGGAAGACATTTTATTAACGCAAATAATCCAATAGCCATGCAGTACATAACAGATTTAAACGGCTTACGAAAAGAAGTAACCGACCTTGACAAAGCCATTGAACAGGCAGAATATTTTAAAGATTGCCACCACGTCCCGCCAGTGGAAAGCGACAAGGAAAGGCAAGGCAAGCATATTGGCGGGATATATACCAAAAATTATTACAACTAAAATCAAAGAAAAATGAGCAATCTTGCAGATAAAACGGAATATAAGGCATTGAACATACTTGC is from Niabella beijingensis and encodes:
- a CDS encoding antirestriction protein ArdA; translated protein: MKINSSGNGNETKQHLPTIPNKSKKSIQSLSNTKEMTHQINISEASVYVGTYGKYNDGSIFGKWLKLSDYANKKEFYTACHELHNDEEDPEFMFQDYENIPEGLISECGMSDNIFEVIEAFENMEESQKEPFLIWCNNGHRSLSSEDIDDLISVFESDYIGEYDSEEDFAMELVEEREDLSDFAKQYFDYEAYAKDLFCGDYWSEDGYVFYNS
- a CDS encoding PAS domain-containing sensor histidine kinase, giving the protein MNSTARQNSDNYRYEALFNQASMGIIVVNSAAAIQSANPFALRLFGYTLEEVLGRSIEMLIPGRYHHRHVRHREAYIHHPKNRPMGVGMDLFAVKKDGSEFPVEVSLSNYQDQEEQYVIAFISDISVRKKAEAAVEELNNKLESTVEQRTRELTIAMQELEHSKDELAKSLEKEKELGELKSRFVSIASHEFRTPLSTVLSSTYLIEKYTAAEDQPRREKHLQRIVSSVQLLTDILNDFLSVGKIEEGKIQVRFSHFDLQELIAGVAREMENNLKKEQQLIYRHTGETEVYLDASLLKHIVMNLISNASKFSPEGGRIEVTTSCHEGNVTLSVKDHGIGISREDQKHLMERFFRAANAGNIQGTGLGLHIISKYTELMNGSIQCISELEQGTEFIITFNHIINKERQAV